A window of Deltaproteobacteria bacterium genomic DNA:
CCGGGCTAGAGCGTTTGTTTTTCCTAGGGGCTTCCACTCCTTTTAGAATTATGATAAAAAAAACATCCCGCAACACTCTTGCGGGACAAATAAATCTTCATAACCTCCAATTTGGATCTTTTTTGTCCATTACCCTCTAAAGGAGCACTGAAAATGAAACGTTTCGCCACGCCTTTGTTAATCCTTGTCCTTGGTCTCAGCCTCGGTTTGACCGGCTGTTCGGATGACGGCGACGATCCCGTCACACCGGATGCCGTTTCCGAATTCGACGGCTACGAAGACTGGACCCAGGTTGAATACACCAACGCCTCCAGTCCTTTTCTGGGCCCGGCCCACCAGGGCGACAACCCGGATTACGTGCGTGCCATCTACTCCGATGATCCCGACAAAACCGAAGGCGATTACGCGGTGGGAACCCTCTTCGTCAAGGAGACCTACACCTTCGATGCCCAGGGCAATAAAATGTTCCCCGACGCCATGGGGTTGCTGGGCATGATCAAGCGCGAAGCCGGGTTTGATACTGACGGTGGAGACTGGGAATACTTCAACATCAATACCAATGATTTGAGCACCATCGACAGTGGCGCCAACATCGGCTCCTGCAAGGGTTGCCACACCAACGCCACCGGCAGCCACGGCAACGATCACATCTTCGCCCACCCTTATGAATTCATGGCCGTCAGCGCCGACTTCGACGACTACGCCAACTGGAACCTGGTCGGAACCGAGCAGGGACCTGACGCTCTGCTGGGCCCGGCTCACGAAGGAAATGACGACAGCACCGTGCGCAAGATCTACAAGAAACAGTTGCAGGCCAATCCCAATGGCTGGAATGGATTTCCTGTGGGAACCATGTATCTGAAAACCGTACAGAATGCTGATGGAGACATCATCGGCAAAACCGGCATGGCTAAAAGAGGCAGCTCTTTTGATAACGATCACGGAGACTGGGAATATTTCATGATGGATGCCGGCTCGGGTGAAATGATGGCTATGGGCGATGGTTCATCCATGTGCATCGGTTGCCATACTGCTGCGGTTGTGGCAGGAAATGGTGTGGACTATGTGTTCGGTCACGATGGTGATCCGTTCAACAACTAAATTATACCTCTAAAATTGTGTTTTTCCTAAACCCCCTTTGCCAACTCCCGGCCAAGGGGGTTTTCAAAGGCACAACCTAATGCCCAACCCCTGAAAGCCGCCTCCCCTTACCCGAATCAAAGGAATACCCCAAACTAAACCGCAAACAAGCAGCCTCCCCCGACAACTCTGTCCCCCCGCTATTGCGGGCCCCTATATACTCAAACCGATAATCTACCCCCGCGATCCAGTTCTTGCTCTTCCCAAGAAAAACCCGATACCCAACCCCAAAATTGGCATTCACAGTACCAAGAACCAGATCTTCCTCCCAAAAAGGCACGATGCCGTCATAACCCAACCCCAAAAATACATCCACCCGGTGAGGCCCGTCACTCCACAGTGGTACAGTCGAGCTGCGCCCGACAGGTGGTTGTGGCGTGGCTGTCGGGGTGGTTTATACCCGGGTTAGAGTGTTTGTTTTTCCTAGGGGCGGTGCTCTAGTTGTCCTGAGCGCCTTCGTCAATCCAAGCTCTGACAATCTCGATCGCTTCGTCAACCATTGCGTCGGCCATGTCCGGTGGCGGCATCAGGGTCGGGCCCTGACCCACAGGGAGGTCCTGGGTCAGGATCGCCACAAACCCACTGCCCGCCGCGTCGCCGGCGATGATGAAGGTGCCGACCAGGGCCATCAGGTCATCCGCGTCATCGTAGTAAACTCCGTTCGCGACCGCGGGAGGGAAGGGGGCATCGGTCCGGGTGTGGCACCCGCCACAGGTCTGGTCGATGATCGGCATCACGTGTGACTAGAACACCCAGATGGGACCTCTTTCTTTTTGGCTTGGTGGCAGCCTGATGCGCAGGATAAAAATCAACCCGCTGTCCCTTATAATGCTTTTAAGGAACTCGAAAGCCTTGCTCTCGTAACCAATCAAGCCAAAGCAACGCCATGGATCTTTGGAAGAAATGATAACGAGTTGGTTTTTACTACTACAGGAACTTATTTGATAAAAATGTCGGAAAATTTGGAAACTGACGACGGTACTCCAGTTTATCAGTGTGAAGTTTTCTTTGAAAAAGAATGATCCAGGATTGTAAGAGCCATAATGAACATTGAGAAAGCTAATGGTGGTGAGCTTATCTTGTTTGATGTTTTCGTCGATGTAATTCCTAATGTTGAGGAACGTTCAGATGGCGACCTAAAGATTCTTTTATGGTTGGAATAATATTACCTCGCGCCCAAGACATTTTCCCCACACCTTTTTGCCGTTTGAGGGTATATAGGTATTGGGTGGGGTGGTTATGGGGGTGGTTTGGTCTTGAGGAGTAAGCTGATGCTTCAATTCAATAAAACGATGGATTTAGAATATCGTAAACTAGATATTAATCATTTCAGCTTGGCCGAAAGCTTAAAGAAGCTTGCTTCAGAAGGCTTCACTCAGGTTGATGACTTTGTTTTTCTAAAGCACTGCTATAAGACCAACACAAACGTGAGCGCTGAATCATTTCCTGATGCGACTGGGTATGAGTGCTTTATAAATTCGATTCATATTGATGACTACGTGTCTTGTGATTATCTTGCTCAGGCGGTGTTATTTACACGCTCGTTATTTGAAAGCTTTAATGATTTAGGGCTACAGAGTTCCTTGGTGTGTGTCATGTCGATGGATGAGCTTGGGTTAAATATAAAGTTCTATCTAGCTCGCATAAATGAGTTATATCTTAATGAAGACCTGGATGGATATGATGAAGCAGTGCTTATTATTGATTCGAGTGAGCCGGGTTGGTGAATTTTTCTTAGCGCAAAGATGATTTTTAATTTTAATTCTGATGAATATAATAAGTGATGATTAAACCGAATATATATTTTTTGGTGACAGGAGTTGGTAATGGCTATTTATGATAAACCTGTTCGGGTTTTGATGAAAGAAGATATGGTAAAGGCGTTTCACTTGGAGCCAGGGAAGCAGTTCTCTAAAGCCCAAGCTGTCAACTGGTTCGGAGAACAGTATCCAGATGTCAAAAAGGGAACTGTTATTGCTCATCTTGTCCGTTTATCAATAAATGCCCGAAGCCGTGTTCATTATAAGCCTAAGCCTGTTGAGGATGATGTGTTCTTCCAGATTGATGGTGGGCACTTCCGCCTTTATGAACCAGGTCAAGATCCGCAGCCGATTCAAAATGCTACAACAGAAAAACATTCCGAAAGGTTAGAAGTTGAAGAAGAAGCCGAGCCAGTCGGAATGTCTGAATTTGCTTATGAGCGAGATCTGCAAAACTATCTCGTCAAGAATTTGGAATTGATAGAGCCAGGTTTAAAGCTTTACGAGGATGACGGTATCAACGGCATTGAGTTTCCAGTGGGCGGCCGATTTATCGATATTCTTGCAGTGGATTCGAAGGGTGATTTCGTTGTTATTGAGTTGAAAGTTGCTAGAGGTTATGACCGTGTGGTGGGACAGTTGCTACGCTACATTGCGTGGATAAAAAAAGAACAAACAGATCCTGGGCAAAATGTTCGTGGCATTATTATTGCTCGGGATATCAGCGAAGACTTACTGCTGGCATGTTCTTCCTTAACGAGTATTGAATTGTTCGAATATGAATTATCACTAGCACTGAAGTTGGTGCAGAGCTGTGAAGACTAGACAAATGTCATAGGGTTAAGTGACTAGGCTTCCGTAGACGTCATCTGACTGGTCGTCTGACTCAAGTCAACCTCGCCCCAAGCAACATCGGTACTTGCACGCGCACGTTTCTTCTCGCCGCGCCGCTGCGCCTGAAGGCCAACCAGGTCATGGTGGGTAGAAAAGTATTGCAAGCTATGACCCACTGCCGCTTGCAAAGAGTCAAAGTCGTGTTCGTCAAGAAAATCGGAAAGACCTTGCTTAAGCTCTTCCACCATCTTAAGCCCTTGTAACATCGCTCCTGTACACACCTGAATCGTGCTGGCGCCTAGAAGAACATATTCAATAGCATCCTTGGATGAAGTTACACCGCCCATCCCAGAAATACTTAAGCTCGGCTCATCACGGGCAATTTCCTGTACCATCCGCAGACCAATGGGCTTCGCACCCAAATAGGAATATCCACCCGGCACCGAGTGACCCTCTACGGTGGGCAGCGGTCGTAGCGTTTTAAGATTTATACCCACAACACTGAGAATTGTATTGATAGCCGCTACACCATTGGCGCCGCCCTCTTTGGCTGCACGAGCAGGAACCCGGATATCGGTGATATTCGGCGTCATTTTTGCCCACACTGGGATATCCACAACTTCTCGAACCCAAGCCGTTACAGTCTGCACGCGTTCAGGGTCTTGTCCCATTGCCGCGCCCATCCCCTTTTCGGG
This region includes:
- the preA gene encoding NAD-dependent dihydropyrimidine dehydrogenase subunit PreA, with translation MDLSITVDGIYFENPFLLGSGPPGTNARVIRKAYKAGWGGVIAKTTALTDTEVINVTPRYEKLKSASGEVIGFQNIELISDRPFEDWEEDFRALKQEFPKKVLIASIMESFEKSRWQELARRCAATGVDGLELNFSCPHGHPEKGMGAAMGQDPERVQTVTAWVREVVDIPVWAKMTPNITDIRVPARAAKEGGANGVAAINTILSVVGINLKTLRPLPTVEGHSVPGGYSYLGAKPIGLRMVQEIARDEPSLSISGMGGVTSSKDAIEYVLLGASTIQVCTGAMLQGLKMVEELKQGLSDFLDEHDFDSLQAAVGHSLQYFSTHHDLVGLQAQRRGEKKRARASTDVAWGEVDLSQTTSQMTSTEA
- a CDS encoding DUF91 domain-containing protein, translating into MAIYDKPVRVLMKEDMVKAFHLEPGKQFSKAQAVNWFGEQYPDVKKGTVIAHLVRLSINARSRVHYKPKPVEDDVFFQIDGGHFRLYEPGQDPQPIQNATTEKHSERLEVEEEAEPVGMSEFAYERDLQNYLVKNLELIEPGLKLYEDDGINGIEFPVGGRFIDILAVDSKGDFVVIELKVARGYDRVVGQLLRYIAWIKKEQTDPGQNVRGIIIARDISEDLLLACSSLTSIELFEYELSLALKLVQSCED